One region of Lebetimonas natsushimae genomic DNA includes:
- a CDS encoding helix-turn-helix transcriptional regulator, with translation MKKLLTIKEVTKMVGFKTSTIYKFIKTKNFPKPVKIGKSSRWLLSDINQ, from the coding sequence ATGAAAAAGCTTTTAACCATAAAAGAAGTAACAAAAATGGTAGGATTTAAAACATCTACCATTTACAAATTCATCAAAACTAAAAATTTTCCCAAACCTGTAAAGATTGGGAAATCAAGCCGCTGGCTTTTATCAGATATAAACCAGTAG
- a CDS encoding helix-turn-helix transcriptional regulator produces MYLTITELIEILKLSKATIYRKIKANEFPKPVKQGKFSYWAESDINRWIEKLKG; encoded by the coding sequence ATGTATCTGACAATCACTGAATTAATTGAAATTTTAAAATTAAGCAAAGCTACAATATACAGAAAAATAAAAGCTAATGAATTTCCAAAACCTGTAAAACAGGGAAAATTCAGTTATTGGGCTGAATCTGATATAAACAGATGGATAGAAAAATTAAAAGGTTGA
- a CDS encoding Fic family protein has protein sequence MYTPPFEITPKIINLISEISERIGEISIKKDLRLRKVSKIKTLTGTLKIEGIEADEKKVTAILEGKRVLATQREIAEIKGAVKLYENIDKFDYKSEKDLLKAHKILMKDILTNAGEYRKTNVGVGNQKEITHIAPPASNVSELMKDLFTWLNTTDLHPLIVSSVFHYEFEFIHPFIDGNGRIGRFWQTLILYKWKQVFEYLPVESLIYENQDEYYKAIEESTSVGNSTPFIEFMLDIILKTLNTPQVTPQATPQDEREKKIVEFCKTPRSRKEIAEYLGLKDRKHLKEILDRLIDKNLLQMTIPDKPTSPKQKYLSTF, from the coding sequence ATGTATACCCCTCCGTTTGAAATAACACCTAAAATAATCAATTTAATCAGTGAAATATCCGAGAGAATTGGAGAAATCAGCATAAAAAAGGATTTAAGACTAAGAAAAGTATCAAAAATAAAAACCTTAACAGGCACTCTTAAAATTGAAGGAATTGAAGCAGATGAAAAAAAAGTTACCGCTATTTTAGAAGGTAAACGGGTTTTAGCTACTCAAAGAGAAATAGCTGAAATTAAAGGTGCTGTAAAGTTATATGAAAACATTGATAAATTTGACTACAAAAGTGAAAAAGATTTGTTAAAAGCCCATAAAATATTAATGAAGGATATTTTAACAAATGCGGGGGAATACAGAAAAACAAATGTGGGTGTAGGTAATCAGAAAGAAATAACCCATATAGCACCTCCCGCCTCAAATGTGTCTGAATTAATGAAAGACTTGTTTACCTGGTTAAATACCACCGATTTACATCCTTTGATTGTAAGCAGTGTGTTTCATTATGAATTTGAATTTATACATCCTTTCATTGACGGGAACGGAAGAATAGGGAGATTTTGGCAGACATTAATACTCTACAAATGGAAACAGGTTTTTGAATATTTGCCTGTTGAATCATTAATATATGAAAATCAGGATGAATATTATAAAGCAATAGAAGAATCAACTTCAGTTGGAAATTCAACCCCGTTTATTGAATTTATGTTGGATATTATTTTAAAAACACTAAACACCCCACAAGTTACCCCACAAGCTACCCCACAAGATGAGAGGGAAAAGAAAATTGTTGAATTTTGTAAAACACCGAGAAGCAGAAAAGAGATTGCCGAATATTTGGGATTAAAAGACAGGAAGCATTTAAAAGAGATTTTAGACAGGTTAATTGATAAAAACCTCTTACAAATGACCATTCCTGACAAACCGACCTCTCCTAAACAAAAATACTTATCAACCTTTTAA